Proteins co-encoded in one Theileria equi strain WA chromosome 3, complete sequence genomic window:
- a CDS encoding hypothetical protein (encoded by transcript BEWA_010380A), which yields MESEDKGYLVFIGIVIFDLTLFSLALFLWSKYRLQIIALTHNGFANRNIRFTKLLSDSINLVEDKNKIVKVLSPHSIEKKNINHIRWNSRTNGPVSHATITHLRSSSNDNSGLYVKVSNDSIGTDDIPGASALARALYKYKSSERWWNPLLYDCSNKIENNEANLYLKFMSKTCKMLLICFMFSVIINGCVFLYFLSQGNPHIFLVYTFEDMLNCKVTTWALYIMVWIYSFIAYYFVSIFRNNLDGKKQVTAILRPQLHTIMVAGFNKSITNPSLIYNHFNTLFPGQVISTHIVMDHSKRLRYEHELENEKLQLTGLYDLVSISSTCQLNKSDVTSIRDISVNHSDVSHTYGKTSIVRSLSANLGESEIFTTKSESDKKVNKSLSSQNLTYVPTAKAEVTGSQAVIEKETHEYYGDMKQHFFKHIDRIKRLKIQIEEEKNKIHNVSARVCFVSFADSNIVLHILKDNKILDFIPQWHISPAPHPNDLIWLNLHISRYNVLLRMLFFNFLLVVFYVGVTYLLIKLNMIKRFTKIDLDETGNSQGVHFDVFSN from the exons ATGGAGTCAGAGGACAAAGGGTATTTGGTGTTTATAGGCATAGTTATATTTGACCTAACTTTGTTTTCATTGGCTCTTTTCCTCTGGTCAAAATACCGTCTTCAAATTATAGCTCTTACACACAATGGCTTTGCTAACAGAAATATTAGGTTTACAAAATTATTAAGCGATAGTATCAACTTGGTagaagataaaaataagATTGTAAAGGTGCTATCTCCTCACTCTATCGAGaaaaaaaatataaaccaTATACGCTGGAATTCTAGAACGAATGGTCCAGTTTCACATGCTACTATAACGCACTTACGTTCTTCATCCAACGATAATTCTGGATTATATGTGAAAGTTTCAAATGATTCAATAGGTACTGATGATATACCAGGTGCCTCTGCCCTGGCTAGGGCCTTATACAAGTATAAAAGCTCTGAAAGGTGGTGGAACCCTTTGTTATATGATTGTTCTAACAAAATTGAAAACAATGAAGCCAATCTCTACCTTAAATTTATGAGTAAGACGTGCAAAATGCTCCTAATATGCTTTATGTTTTCGgttataataaatggatgTGTCTTCCTATATTTCCTAAGTCAAGGTAATCCGCACATCTTTCTTGTGTATACTTTTGAGGACATGTTAAACTGCAAAGTAACTACGTGGGCACTATATATAATGGTCTGGATTTACTCTTTTATAGCATATTATTTTGTATCTATCTTTCGGAATAATCTGGAT GGGAAAAAACAAGTTACAGCGATACTTAGGCCACAACTTCATACAATTATGGTAGCTGGGTTCAACAAAAGCATAACTAATCCCAGTCTAATTTACAACCATTTTAATACTTTGTTTCCTGGACAGGTCATTTCTACACATATTGTGATGGATCATAGTAAGCGCTTGAG GTATGAGCATGAATTGGAAAATGAGAAACTACAGTTGACAGGTCTATATGATCTTGTTTCAATTTCATCGACTTGCCAACTGAATAAGTCGGATGTGACAAGCATAAGAGACATCAGTGTCAACCACTCAGATGTATCTCATACGTATGGAAAGACCTCAATTGTACGTTCCTTGAGTGCTAACTTGGGGGAGTCTGAAATATTCACAACAAAAAGTGAATCAGATAAGAAAGTCAACAAATCATTATCGTCTCAGAACTTGACATATGTGCCCACAGCAAAAGCTGAGGTAACTGGTTCCCAGGCTGTAATTGAAAAGGAGACACATGAATACTATGGTGACATGAAACAACATTTCTTCAAACACATAGACAGGATTAAACGCTTGAAAATACAGAttgaagaggaaaaaaacaaaattcATAATGTATCCGCAAGAGTATGCTTTGTATCATTTGCAGACTCCAATATAGTACTGCACATCTTAAAGG ATAACAAAATATTGGATTTTATACCTCAGTGGCATATTTCACCAGCTCCGCATCCAAATGATTTGATATGGCTGAATTTACACATATCTAGATACAATGTTTTGTTAAGGATGCTATTTTTCAACTTTCTTCTAGTAGTTTTCTATGTGGGAGTTACATATTTGCTTATAAAGCTAAATATGATTAAAAGGTTCACAAAAATCGACCTAGATGAAACAGGTAACAGCCAAGGTGTTCATTTTGATGTTTTTAGTAATTGA
- a CDS encoding vacuolar sorting protein 26, putative (encoded by transcript BEWA_010440A), translated as MDPNRKGVKCPIFSDGEEISGTAFVSIKPGKRLEHSGIKVELIGQSDTLYEKAGVYDFFVMSKEIESSGTLIESKQYKWKFPLVGLENETYYGINIKLYYFIRITITKGYGGTITKDTSFAIQNLGIPPEINDTIKMEVGIEDYLHIEFEYNKSKYHLRDVILGKVYFLSVAINVKFMEIAIQRVESLTLGRSTVNETVNITNFEIMDGAPIKGECIPVRMYLNGLDICPTYSNVQNKLTVRHYINLMIVDEDDKRYFKKQEIELWRSHFG; from the exons ATGGACCCTAATAGAAAAGGGGTCAAGTGTCCAATATTTTCG GACGGTGAAGAAATAAGTGGAACAGCTTTTGTAAGCATTAAACCTGGTAAACGTCTTGAACATTCTGGAATAAAAGTAGAATTGATTGGGCAGAGTG ACACGCTTTATGAGAAGGCTGGTGTTTATGATTTTTTTGTAATGTCCAAGGAAATTGAGTCTTCGG GAACGTTAATTGAGAGCAAACAATACAAGTGGAAATTTCCACTAGTAGGACTCGAAAACGAGACATACTACGGAATAAATATTAAGCTATACTATTTCATAAGAATTACAATAACAAAAGGATATGGAGG CACAATTACCAAGGATACCAGTTTTGCCATACAAAATTTGGGCATTCCTCCAGAGATTAATGACacaataaaaatggag GTTGGCATAGAAGATTATCTTCATATTGAATTTGAATACAACAAGTCCAAATACCATCTGAGGGATGTCATTTTGGGAAAG gtttattttctttctgTTgctataaatgtaaagttcATGGAAATTGCAATTCAACGGGTTGAATCGCTTACGCTTg GTCGTAGTACGGTAAATGAGACAGTgaatattacaaatttCGAAATAATGGATGGTGCTCCAATAAAAG GAGAGTGTATACCCGTTAGAATGTATCTAAATGGTCTTGACATTTGTCCAACATACTCAAATGTTCAAAACAAACTAACTGTTAGACACTACATCAACCTCATGATTGTGGATGAAGACGATAAAAGATACTTCAAAAAACAAGAAATTGAACTTTGGCGCAGTCATTTCGGATAG
- a CDS encoding hypothetical protein (encoded by transcript BEWA_010370A), with amino-acid sequence MVNKIWKAYVKQALRDFKVDFSQPDVRELPSHENDRHCSNNIVDSKQEWCKTIDRTLGYAFESFCKFVASSAIKNSLIRGIYQVSPKDITRCANGLFNLSTPGSHGIKQKRHLKSHRGYVIWKEKDSNYISPYSIKGRNLSISRKIANRRIKLSKICSKDTSTGRFKIMAPVNRIKTILLADAFPLRA; translated from the coding sequence ATGGTCAATAAGATATGGAAAGCTTATGTAAAGCAAGCTTTAAGGGACTTTAAGGTCGACTTTTCACAACCAGACGTTAGAGAACTTCCATCTCATGAAAACGATAGACATTGTTCTAATAACATTGTGGATAGCAAGCAGGAGTGGTGCAAAACTATCGATCGTACCCTAGGATACGCATTTGAGTCcttttgcaaatttgtagCATCCTCAGCCATAAAGAATTCATTGATAAGGGGGATATATCAGGTTTCCCCCAAGGATATAACTCGTTGCGCTAATGGATTATTCAATCTTAGCACGCCAGGATCCCACGGAATAAAACAGAAAAGACACTTAAAATCTCATAGAGGATATGTAATTTGGAAAGAGAAGGATTCAAACTATATCTCTCCATATTCTATAAAAGGACGCAACCTAAGCATCTCACGGAAAATCGCAAATAGAAGGATAAAATTATCCAAGATTTGCAGTAAGGATACTAGCACAGgtagatttaaaattatgGCTCCAGTCAATCGCATAAAGACTATACTGCTAGCAGATGCATTTCCACTTAGAgcttaa
- a CDS encoding hypothetical protein (encoded by transcript BEWA_010430A), which translates to MKAALNSRNSSIKCHQSTVNNILLALDDSDRITFKKTQILLFLSGEINDLNGRIEYVKSGYKNDTTMLKNNIEHKYHDIANIKRMENTLHDELIKILNKLELKKVEFLSLEERAINIEKTAKRLTAELSDLERSVEFYHAKSISLDSSIVETKKRHKFAHLELLKSESNLISLKDIQEAMYTNERSLNSRIVLTHEGIKTLIEQINNGKLKLDALNKLDDRYLHVHNSLKSEIESVKNKESYFIEKTSSTLLLLSSIREFNEQQSELSRELETINNNVCELNKKIAEIMEESTETKRLHAILENRKSEYRDEMDKKCRELEAAKFATDSLREELIKVKEFFKKSQHRYKKWDERLIRAEEYNRIALVRVLNQIHQRICQDKDDIYNGKLNVLIEKIENELSIDRAGMIKAKQEEKEFTIVNESLGFESKLENIKSEHKSLLHEKYSEVTALEKEMEALGIMI; encoded by the exons ATGAAAGCAGCATTAAACAGTCGTAATAGTAGTATAAAATGCCATCAATCTACAGTTAATAACATTTTACTAGCATTAGATGATAGTGATAGG ATTACCTTTAAAAAAACACAAATTTTACTATTTCTTTCGGGAGAAATTAATGATCTTAAT GGCCGAATAGAATATGTTAAAAGTGGTTACAAAAATGATACAACTATGCTGAAGAATAACATC GAACATAAATATCATGATATTGCGAATATcaaaagaatggaaaatacTTTGCACGATGAATTGATAAAGATTTTGAACAAATTAGAATTAAAAAAAGTGGAATTTTTGTCACTGGAAGAAAGGGCAATTAATATCGAGAAAACAGCAAAACGACTGACTGCAGA ACTTAGTGATCTTGAGAGAAGTGTAGAGTTTTATCATGCAAAATCCATATCACTGGATAGTAGTATTGTCGAAACGAAGAAACGCCACAAATTTGCGCACTTAGAACTACTGAAAAGTGAATCTAATCTAATATCTCTGAAAGACATTCAAGAAGCCATGTATACGAATGAACGGAGCCTCAACAGCAGGATT GTGTTAACCCATGAAGGCATCAAGACTCTCATTGAACAGATAAATAATGGAAAGCTTAAATTAGATGCACTGAATAAGCTAGATGACCGATATCTCCATGTTCATAACTCGTTGAAGTCTGAG ATAGAGAGTGTAAAAAACAAGGAAAGCTATTTTATTGAGAAAACTTCATCAACACTTCTTCTTCTGTCTTCCATTCGTGAATTTAATGAACAACAATCAGAGTTATCTCGTGAG TTAGAGACGATAAATAACAACGTGTGTGAGCTAAATAAGAAGATCGCCGAAATAATG GAGGAATCCACTGAAACTAAGCGTCTTCACGCAATTTTGGAGAACAGAAAGAGTGAATATAGAGATGAAATGGATAAAAAATGCAGGGAACTTGAAGCGGCGAAATTTGCAACAGATTCATTACGAGAG GAACTAATAAAAGTAAAAgagtttttcaaaaaatcACAACACAGATATAAAAAGTGGGA TGAACGGCTCATAAGAGCAGAAGAATATAATAGAATAGCACTAGTAAGAGTTTTAAATCAGATACATCAAAGAATTTGTCaggataaagatgatataTATAATGGGAAATTGAATGTGTTGATAgaaaaaatagaaaatgaaTTGAGTATTGACAGGGCTGGTATGATAAAA GCAaaacaagaagaaaaggaattCACGATAGTAAATGAAAGCTTAGGATTTGAAAGCAAACTTGAGAACATCAAGAGTGAACACAAATCCCTACTACATGAGAAATATAGTGAGGTTACCGCACTGGAGAAGGAAATGGAAGCGCTAGGAATAATG ATTTAG
- a CDS encoding hypothetical protein (encoded by transcript BEWA_010400A) gives MILYIAPVTTWLIMYGSYGDSVIESIHSFYKIKLKPLNQKMLQVIQVCYMHPCDVRDLINAKSLK, from the exons ATGATATTATACATAGCCCCTGTG ACAACGTGGTTGATCATGTATGGGTCATATGGTGATTCTGTTATAGAGTCTATTCACTCATTTTACAAGATTAAGTTGAAACCACTTAATCAGAAGATGCTCCAAGTTATTCAAGTATGTTATATGCACCCTTGTGATGTTAGAGATTTAATAAATGCAAAATCACTGAAATAA
- a CDS encoding hypothetical protein (encoded by transcript BEWA_010390A) → MVFLGFWTQTSLQKYLLFGHIFYLFTSTIFVPLLASMIAIWQVFDGAVHLLSLELGKMLINTSWKYVTIHVMNATFIIPCNQLLQISQLASKCNEVL, encoded by the exons ATGGTATTTTTAGGGTTCTGGACACAAACATCCCTGCAAAAGTATCTCTTATTTGGACACATTTTTTACCTATTTACGAGCACAATATTTGTTCCATTGCTTGCTTCGATGATTGCAATATGG CAAGTTTTTGACGGAGCTGTGCATTTGTTATCTTTGGAACTTGGAAAAATGTTAATAAATACCTCATGGAAATACGTAACTATCCATGTGATGAATGcaacatttataattccGTGCAATCAACTACTTCAAATTTCCCAGTTAGCAAGTAAGTGTAACGAAGTTTTATGA
- a CDS encoding tryptophanyl-tRNA synthetase, putative (encoded by transcript BEWA_010350A), with protein MVADLHAFSGQRKFLEPYIRHVVALSIASGIDTSKSTILLQSNFPEILELHWILSSFISPERLCKLSQFRNRTLDVKNKNISTMLYPLLMASDILLFKACHVIAGPDQIIHLNLTRKIAKVLNNAIGSDLMQLPELLSFDTFRVKSLSDGNSKMSKSDGCIMNRISMLDSDDVIHRKVKAAKTETQSENGQHSPEVTNLLNIYSFFSNKTTEQILSEHSSTQLSLMKEKMAEAVIDRLKPIRDKYFEIIEDKNYLHNILKLGRERLKPSVSLVLNELKYLLGHFGTKCPR; from the exons ATGGTCGCTGATCTTCATGCGTTTTCAG GACAAAGGAAATTCTTGGAACCTTATATTAGACATGTTGTGGCATTATCTATCGCTTCAGGAATTGATACTTCGAAATCTACTATATTGCTACAAAGCAATTTTCCAGAAATCCTGGAATTGCATTGGATATTATCCTCCTTTATTTCGCCAG AACGTCTATGTAAGCTAAGCCAATTTCGTAATCGCACCTTGGATgttaaaaacaaaaatatttctaCGATGCTGTATCCACTATTG ATGGCATCCGATATATTGTTATTCAAGGCATGTCATGTAATCGCTGGACCTGATCAAATAATACACCTTAACCTGACTAGAAAGATTGCAAAAGTATTAAACAACGCCATTGGTTCGGATCTTATGCAGTTGCCAGAGTTGTTGTCCTTTGATACGTTTAG AGTAAAGTCCCTTTCCGATGGAAATAgtaaaatgtcaaaatcTGATGGCTGTATTATGAATAGAATAAGCATGCTTGATTCGGACGACGTTATACACAGAAAGGTGAAAGCCGCGAAAACAGAAACACAGAGCG AAAATGGTCAACATTCCCCAGAAGTTACGAATTTGTTGAACATTTATAGTTTTTTTTCAAACAAGACAACTGAGCAAATTTTAAGTGAGCACAGCTCAACACAGCTTTCTCTAATGAAAGAGAAAATGGCAGAAGCTGTGATCGATCGTTTGAAACCAATTAGAGA caaatattttgagataATTGAGGACAAGAATTACCTCCACAACATCCTGAAACTAGGAAGAGAAAGACTGAAACCAAGTGTATCTTTAGTATTGAAC GAATTGAAGTACTTATTGGGACATTTTGGCACCAAATGTCCACGATGA
- a CDS encoding protein kinase domain-containing protein (encoded by transcript BEWA_010360A), with protein sequence MERKVLSTKITDSTIPLVFVNSKCDDEIYVVPLDYPYKQCKIEVKSVKSPESNLFGVEYPTLPKLVKTPRRTLVAYSPRINDEMDKSLKIPFEDFLNGKITELVDSMQLEDNDKSNDSERHISDVFIQEIKKHRRHYMFSVQWKRNAVNMYLARHFLNNYKNKNAETMKEYIKSKNFDNIDCCNMLDMRNKAETTHRKGLIKDWKGYNSANFKRLYNILTKYHKYLYRKQTSRYFFEILAEAKECERKMYEFELFTEETIYGRRDFITEHNKENQLNNKRMRKFCSVFAAHYRRNNERNRQAHCVPTSTPNRVNTSNRRYRTAPIDNHVQILSNTIDVCVTKNDDDQICDSNRHTQTGNAVRTAPDSHNEENAVNSNYTGDFHDQIYNSSRDTTIPCEVRESNDLNQVKETSVTKINVIEHDTMNNTPSDGIHNCESGPKCNTSTSANVEAVNAIPFSLHGTKKNVSESTPHNTDRNTVSQAYSVGSFYDGDSRDYYDDGTFSNRLNSTVGINRWIYSKMEERGEMDGYSGLLQELSILMFSGNNMVLGFANLPQSLRWLDENDPNRSITPPSQDFFRDGTLFTTCCYAEIKLMKILLCVIYTLRSSKTRDKELLSLMLQQILEANDELYQLKRKLENGRSALLKKIKLNWAERNSKWGVFPPLKRGYRLLNMLGKGGFAEVWEVLDPTTLTIQAAKLHILSHDMSPVERGNVVMRVKNEIDIHKTCRTHKHIVNMKACFEMGDNMLATILELCDEGDLDQYIKLHGPVPEKLALMWTYQILDGLRFMKMLPEGRVHHCDLKPGNILKHRGNIKLADFGLSKIVPHDAVDVCWGGGGTVWYQPPECLSAGIKNKRILLTDKIDMWAVGCILYEMLFNSRPFGSYANKISPSERVYQEAMSGVKFPQTCSISEECKKFIQSLLSIEPSERPSIEEALDNPLFSSRQI encoded by the exons ATGGAGAGGAAGGTGTTAAGTACAAAGATAACGGACTCAACTATACCTCTAGTCTTTGTAAATTCCAAGTGTGACGATGAGATATATGTTGTTCCGTTGGATTATCCTTACAAACAATGTAAAATAGAAGTGAAATCCGTCAAGTCTCCTGAATCTAACCTTTTTGGTGTGGAATATCCCACTCTTCCTAAGTTAGTTAAGACGCCTAGGCGCACTTTGGTCGCCTATAGTCCTAGAATTAATGATGAAATGGATAAATCGCTTAAAATTCCTTTTGAAGATTTTCTGAACGGCAAAATAACGGAGCTTGTCGATAGTATGCAGTTAGAAGACAACGACAAGTCAAATGATTCTGAAAGACATATTTCTGACGTATTTATTCAG GAAATTAAAAAACATAGGAGACATTATATGTTCTCGGTTCAGTGGAAAAGAAATGCGGTCAACATGTATCTAGCAAGGCATTTTCTGAATAACTATAAGAATAAGAACGCAGAAACTATGAAAGAGTATATTAAATCCAAAAACTTTGACAATATTGATTGCTGTAACATGTTAGATATGCGAAACAAAGCTGAAACGACTCATAG GAAAGGATTGATTAAAGACTGGAAAGGCTATAATTCTGCAAATTTCAAGAGGCTTTACAATATCCTTACAAAGTACCATAAATATTTGTACAGAAAGCAG ACATCACGCTACTTCTTTGAAATTCTGGCAGAAGCAAAAGAATGTGAAAGGAAGATGTACGAATTCGAGCTTTTTACTGAAGAAACTATTTATGGACGTAGAGACTTTATAACTGAGCATAACAAGGAAAATCAACTCAACAATAAGCGAATGAGAAAATTTTGTAGCGTTTTTGCAGCACATTATAGAAGAAATAATGAAAGAAATCGTCAAGCTCATTGCGTACCAACTTCTACACCAAATAGAGTGAACACTTCAAATAGACGATATAGGACTGCACCAATCGATAATCACGTCCAAATCCTCTCCAATACTATTGATGTTTGTGTTACgaaaaatgatgatgaTCAAATTTGTGATTCTAACAGGCACACCCAAACAGGAAATGCGGTCCGGACGGCTCCTGATAGTCATAACGAAGAAAACGCTGTCAATTCTAATTATACTGGTGATTTTCATGATCAAATCTACAACTCATCTAGAGACACCACCATTCCGTGTGAAGTTAGGGAATCAAATGACTTGAATCAAGTCAAAGAGACTAGTGTAACAAAGATCAATGTAATAGAACATGACACTATGAATAACACTCCCAGTGATGGCATTCATAACTGTGAATCTGGACCAAAATGCAACACTTCAACATCTGCAAATGTTGAAGCGGTAAATGCCATACCGTTCTCTTTACATGGAACTAAGAAAAATGTTTCAGAAAGTACACCTCACAATACGGATAGAAATACAGTTTCTCAAGCATACTCCGTAGGGTCCTTTTATGATGGAGATTCAAGGGATTATTATGATGATGGGACATTCTCAAATAGATTGAATTCGACCGTTGGAATAAACAGGTGGATATACAGtaaaatggaagaaagaGGCGAAATGGATGGATACAGTGGATTACTCCAGGAACTTAGTATTCTTATGTTTTCAGGAAACAACATGGTATTAGGGTTTGCTAATTTACCACAATCTTTGCGATGGctagatgaaaatgatccTAATCGATCCATAACTCCTCCTAGCCAGGATTTCTTCAGAGATGGTACCCTATTCACAACATGTTGCTATGCAGAAATCAAGCttatgaaaattttattgTGTGTTATTTATACACTCAGATCTTCAAAAACACGTGACAAAGAGCTCTTGTCGTTAATGCTGCAGCAGATATTAGAGGCAAACGATGAACTATATCAACTAAAAAGAAAGTTAGAAAACGGAAGAAGTGCTCtattgaagaaaataaaactaAATTGGGCTGAAAGAAATTCAAAATGGGGAGTATTCCCTCCCCTTAAGAGGGGATATAGGCTATTGAATATGCTAGGAAAGGGGGGATTCGCGGAGGTCTGGGAAGTGTTAGATCCTACTACACTAACGATTCAAGCCGCTAAACTTCATATATTATCGCATGACATGAGTCCAGTAGAAAGAGGGAATGTTGTTATGAGAGTGAAAAACGAAATAGATATTCATAAGACATGTAGAACACATAAGCATATTGTTAATATGAAAGCTTGCTTTGAAATGGGTGATAACATGCTTGCAACAATTTTGGAACTCTGCGATGAAGGAGACTTAGACCAATACATAAAATTGCACGGACCTGTACCGGAAAAATTAGCGCTAATGTGGACATATCAGATTCTAGATGGTTTACGTTTCATGAAAATGCTCCCTGAAGGGCGCGTCCACCACTGTGATTTAAAACCtggaaatattttaaaacataGAGGAAATATAAAACTAGCGGATTTCGGTCTATCAAAGATCGTTCCACACGATGCCGTAGATGTCTGTTGGGGTGGAGGGGGAACAGTTTGGTATCAGCCACCGGAGTGTTTATCAGCTGGGATAAAAAACAAGAGGATTTTATTGACGGACAAG ATTGATATGTGGGCTGTCGGCTGTATATTATATGAAATGCTCTTCAACTC TCGACCATTTGGAAGTTATGCCAATAAAATTTCACCATCAG AACGTGTTTATCAAGAAGCGATGAGTGGAGTGAAATTTCCACAAACATGTTCAATATCAGAAGAATGCAAG AAATTTATTCAAAGTCTACTTTCTATCGAACCGAGCGAACGTCCATCTATCGAAGAGGCACTCGATAATCCTTTGTTTTCAAGTAGACAAATTTag
- a CDS encoding hypothetical protein (encoded by transcript BEWA_010420A), giving the protein MSDSHNTQLFDDLLRHSLIIESLRATLEQMLANSYIRKDMAGKLLKEASEQYRLLIMENTYFLPRHYIFGQLQHYKFGKTTRILTIKNPIIHFYANEDEIPDSDYMLPFDIYGTNDGFTTTQTEGPSTPYAYSDTDDMGKMLKTKHPTKSICLEGYVRIKAILDI; this is encoded by the exons ATGTCAGATTCACATAACACTCAACTATTTGACGACCTTTTGAGGCATTCCCTAATTATAGAATCTTTGCGAGCTACTTTGGAGCAAATGCTCGCCAATTCATACATAAGGAAGGACATGGCTGGAAAACTACTGAAAGAAGCATCGGAG CAATACCGGCTTCTTATAATGGAAAATACGTATTTTTTACCTAGAcattatatttttggaCAATTACAACATTACAAGTTCGGAAAAACGACACGAATTCTTACCATCAAGAACCCTATCATACATTTTTACGCAAATGAGGATGAAATACCAG ACAGCGACTATATGTTGCCCTTCGATATATATGGTACTAACGACGGTTTTACAACTACTCAAACAGAAGGACCCTCGACGCCTTACGCATACAGTGATACTGATGATATGGGCAAGATGttaaaaacaaaacatCCAACAAAATCTATATGCCTCGAGGGGTATGTACGAATAAAGGCAATTTTAGATATTTAA